The stretch of DNA AATATACATGAACTACTTATAGGTGTTTTTTATTTTTGGGGTTACAACGAACCATAAATGTGATAATGAGCCTTGCATAAAGTGCGGAAGAACCCTTTTTTAATTAACAAAAACCCGGCGATCCGCCGGGTCTACTTCTCTTGCCTGGTCATTTGTTCATTCATATTAACGGCCTCGCCGTATTGATAAAGCAGCGCCTGGTAAATATCGTAGCCACCGCTTAAATTCACAGCGTCAAACCCGTTTTGCACCAGTATGCGGTAAGCGATATAGCCCCTTAAACCGATCTTGCAATAAATAATTATCCTTTTGTCCCGGGGTAATTCATTTAATCTTTTACGTAGGCTGTCCACCGGTATATGCACCGAGCCTTCTACATACCCCTGTTGACGTTCTTTATCCGTCCGTACGTCCAACAGGATATAACTGTCCTCGAGCAAGTTGTCCAGCTCTTCCCAGTGCATCACCCGCACATCGCCCTTTAAAATATTCGCCGCCGTAAAACCCGCCATGTTCACAGGGTCTTTGGCGGAAGAATACGGCGGGGCGTAAGCCAGTTCCAACTCCTCTAGGTCGTAAACAGTAAGCCCCATCCTTACCGCCGTAGCCAGCACGTCAATGCGCTTGTCCACCCCGTCCTTACCCACTATTTGGGCTCCAAACAGAGTGCCGCCCTCGGGGGAAAAAATTATTTTTACAATCATCGGTATAGCCCCGGGATAATAAGCCGCGTGTGAGGGCGATATGGTATATGATTTGGCGTAGGGGGTCCCCTTTAATTGCAGCATTTTTTCATTGTTCCCCGTGGCCGCCGCCGTTAGGTCGAACACTTTGATGATGGATGTGCCCTGGGAACCTTTAAATTCAACCTTTCGGCCGGCGATATTATCCGCCACTATCCTGGCCTGCTTGTTGGCGGGCCCGGCCAGGGGAATCAGGGCTGGCTGACCATTGACGATATCCTTTACTTCAATGGCGTCCCCCAGGGCGTATATATACGGGTCCGAGGTGCGCAGGCAATCATCAACTTTAATTCCACCCCGCTCGCCAATAGCAAGACCCGCATTCCGTGCCAGCCTGTTTTCCGGCTTTACCCCCACGGCCAGAAGCACTATATCTGCTTCTACTTTTCTACCGCTGCTTAAAGCCACCTCAATATTCCCTTGTCCGTCAAAGCTCTTGACCCCATCATTTAAAATAATCTCTATACCTTTATCCATCAGGGTTTTTTCCACCACTCTGGCCATCTCCACATCCAGGGGCCCCATAATCTGCCCCGCCGCTTCCACTATGGTAACGTCCGTGCCCAGGTGCTTTAAATTCTCGGCCATCTCTATGCCAATGTAGCCCCCGCCGATTATCACCGCCCGGCGGGGCTTTTTCTCCGTTACCAGCGCCTTGAGCTGGTCGACATCAGCCATGTTTCTTAAAGTATAGATCCCTTCCCGGTTTATACCGGGTATGGAGGGAATAATTGGCGACGCCCCTGGTGAAAGGACCAGGTAGTCGTAGCTCTCCCGGTAAGTTTGGCCACTGGAAACCACTTCCACCTCCCGGGTGTCCCGGTGTATGGCAGTCACCTCGCTGTGGAGACGAATATCTATACTAAACCGTTCTTCCATCGCCTCTTCGGTCTGCACCAGCAGCTTGTCCCTTTCGTTGATCACGCCGCTAATGTAATAGGGCAGGCCGCAGTTGGCAAAGGATATATAGCCCCCCCGCTCAAACATTATAATCTCGACTGTTTCATCCAGCCTACGCAGCCTGGCGGCAGTGCCGGCCCCCCCGGCCACGCCGCCCACTATCAGCACTTTTTTGGGCATCAATTCATCCCCTTAAATTATGTTTTAGTATTCTAGTTATTTTACCCGCGCCCGTATAATTTACCCTGACTAATTGCCGCCTGCCGCCCGCGCATGATATCCCCACTTTGGCAGATGGTATTAGTACCTCTATGTGCAAACTTATCAAGATTATCTAAAACTTACTGATGATAAGGAAACCGCTGTGTTAAATGCCGCTTTATCCTTGCTCTGTACCGGGTGTGGTCTGCGCTCGTAGGTGTGGCCGTTCCATTTATAGAAATAACACACTTGAGCAATCACGGAATCAATGATGAGTTAATTTGGCAGGAATGGTTCTTTGAGCCTACCAGCAGGATTGTGCCGGGAATGCCTTCATAAAGAATACAATTAAAATTAGTAAAACCACTTCGTCGGCAGCAAAAAAGCCCACGGTGTTGTAATAATTGCAATGGTAATTGCCAATTTAAACCTTAGTTGTTTTTCGATTATTATTTTTTTCCAGGTAAACTTATAGTTAAATATAAATATAAATAACGATGATACAAGCATAGCAAATACCATAATTATGATCGCTACTGGATTGCTAAACGGGTCATAATTAATTGCCGAAATCACCTCATGCGGCAACCCTGTATTTGATATAAAAAATAATATTGAAGCACCTATTATATCTGCTAAGAAACCAAACATCCAAACTTTCAATATGCTTTGCTTATAGAATCTTTTAAGATCTAATTCTAATATATTACCCAACTTAAATATAAAGAAGCAAACCAATATGACCAGTGAATCAATAAGCAGATTGCCTATCAAAGTAATAATAACAATCGGGGGAAAAAAGAATAGCAAAAACCACGCGGGAAAAATTACATTATATAACTTAATTTGTTTCAATTCTATCTCCTTTAATCGGTTTACTATTTTGCAACATTTAACGCAGCGCCCTCCTTGAACCTCTTTTGATAATAATCGTCAGTATACTTGAGTATATCACGCACATTACTTAACCACCAACCACTATTTTCTCCGTAGAAAGAAGGTGATCCAGCCACACCTTCCGATAGGGCTACCTTGTTACGACTTCACCCCAATTACCGACCCCACCTTCGACGGCTGCTTCCTTGCGGCTAGCTCACCGATTAAAAAATAATCTGCCAATGTTTACAACAGGCAGGTTTTTTTATATAATAGCCGTACTAGCACTAATAGTACAGTTAACACGGAAAGGAGGGAGTTAATGTTTGATCTGGATTTAAGAAGCAGGCACCCTATTTACGAACAACTGGTGGAAAGATTTAAAGAGCTGATTATCAGCGAAGTTTTAAAAACCGATGAACAATTGCCTTCAGTGCGGGTACTTGCAAGCCAACTAACTATAAATCCCAATACTATTCAAAAAGCCTACCGGGAGATGGAAAGACAGGGCTACATTTATTCAATACCCGGAAAGGGCAACTTTGTCGCCCGGGTAATGCGCGAAGGGAATGCCGAGAAATTAGCCAGGCTTAGGGAAGAACTTGTTAAGATTTTATCTGAAGCTATTTATTTAGGCATGAAAAAGGAAGAAATCATTAAAATCATCTCAGAGCTATATGTCATGGTCAAGGGGGGAGAGAAAAGTGATAGAAGCTAGAAATATAAGCAAAATGTTTGATGATTCGGTAGCGCTGGCCGATGTCAGTATAAACGTAAAAAAGGGTTCAATTTATGGCTTGGTGGGTTCAAACGGCGCCGGGAAAACAACATTATTGAAAATATTGGCAGGGATTTATCGCCAGGACCAGGGGGAGGTTCTGATCGATAACCAAAAGGTGTTTGAGAATATAGATATTAAGTCTAAAACAGTCTTTATTCCGGACTCGTTATATTTCTTCTCTCAATATACTGTCAAGGATATGGCTAGATTTTATCAAAGGATTTACGACAACTG from Desulfoscipio gibsoniae DSM 7213 encodes:
- a CDS encoding FAD-dependent oxidoreductase, giving the protein MPKKVLIVGGVAGGAGTAARLRRLDETVEIIMFERGGYISFANCGLPYYISGVINERDKLLVQTEEAMEERFSIDIRLHSEVTAIHRDTREVEVVSSGQTYRESYDYLVLSPGASPIIPSIPGINREGIYTLRNMADVDQLKALVTEKKPRRAVIIGGGYIGIEMAENLKHLGTDVTIVEAAGQIMGPLDVEMARVVEKTLMDKGIEIILNDGVKSFDGQGNIEVALSSGRKVEADIVLLAVGVKPENRLARNAGLAIGERGGIKVDDCLRTSDPYIYALGDAIEVKDIVNGQPALIPLAGPANKQARIVADNIAGRKVEFKGSQGTSIIKVFDLTAAATGNNEKMLQLKGTPYAKSYTISPSHAAYYPGAIPMIVKIIFSPEGGTLFGAQIVGKDGVDKRIDVLATAVRMGLTVYDLEELELAYAPPYSSAKDPVNMAGFTAANILKGDVRVMHWEELDNLLEDSYILLDVRTDKERQQGYVEGSVHIPVDSLRKRLNELPRDKRIIIYCKIGLRGYIAYRILVQNGFDAVNLSGGYDIYQALLYQYGEAVNMNEQMTRQEK
- a CDS encoding GntR family transcriptional regulator, which gives rise to MFDLDLRSRHPIYEQLVERFKELIISEVLKTDEQLPSVRVLASQLTINPNTIQKAYREMERQGYIYSIPGKGNFVARVMREGNAEKLARLREELVKILSEAIYLGMKKEEIIKIISELYVMVKGGEKSDRS